One stretch of bacterium DNA includes these proteins:
- a CDS encoding PqqD family protein, with protein sequence MATSRELIGSDRPRGRNEILCRELDDGFILYDMEKNKVHSLNPAAAFIWESLDGTRTLEEIAESLRNFPGAAGDTLFDDVRRAVQTFQEEGLLMSAADSSDLRAT encoded by the coding sequence ATGGCAACCTCCAGGGAACTCATTGGTTCTGACCGCCCCCGCGGGCGAAATGAGATTTTATGCCGTGAGCTGGATGACGGTTTTATCCTCTACGATATGGAGAAGAACAAGGTTCACTCGCTGAATCCCGCGGCGGCTTTTATTTGGGAATCCTTGGATGGAACGCGCACGCTCGAAGAGATTGCCGAAAGTCTCCGGAATTTTCCGGGCGCTGCGGGGGATACTCTTTTCGATGATGTCCGGCGCGCCGTTCAGACCTTCCAGGAAGAGGGTTTGCTGATGTCCGCCGCTGATTCTTCGGATTTGAGAGCCACGTGA